The DNA sequence CCTGGGCCTGGACTTCGACCGACCCGTCGGGGAGGTTCCGGACCCATCCCGTGAGCCCGAGGGAGAGGGCCGTCCTGGCCGTCCAGTGGCGGAATCCCACTCCCTGTACCCTTCCCTCCACGAGAAAGTGATGCCGTTCCACCGTCAGGCGGACGCTCCCATGAGTCCCTCCAGGCGCTCGATCCGGGACGAAAGGGCCGGATGGGTGCTGAAGAGGCTGTCCTTCCCCTTCTTTTTCTTCAGGAGGGGGTTCACGATGTAGAGGTGCTGCATCCCCTGGCTCGCACCCTTCAGCTCCGCGGTGTCGGCGGTGAGCTTCTTCAGGGCCGAGATGAGCCCGGCCGGGTTCCGTGTCAGCTCCACGGCGGATGCATCGGCCAGGTATTCCCTCTGGCGGCTCACCGCAAGCTGGATGATGGATGCCAGAAGGGGGGCGATAATGGAAAGGATCACGGCCACGATGGCCAGGACGGCCTGGGCCTGTCCGCCTCCCCGGGAATCGCGGCTCCGCCGTCTGCCGCCCAGGGAGCTGTAGAATATGCTTCGCCGCACCACGTCGGCCAGGAGGACGATGGACCCCACCATCACCGCCATGAGCATGGCGAACCGGATGTCATAGTTCCGCACGTGGGACATCTCGTGGGCCATGACTCCCTGGAGCTCTTCCCTGTTCAGCTTTTCCAGAAGCCCCCTGGTGATGGCCACGCTGGCGTGCTGGGGGTCCCTCCCGGTGGCGAAGGCGTTCATGGCCTCGTCCTCGATGAGGTACACCTTCGGCATGGGCATCCCTCCCGCGATGGAAAGCTCCTCCACCACGTTCCAGAGCTGGGGGGCCTCTTCGTGGGAGATCTCCTTCGCGCCGCTCGACGCCAGGATCATGGAAGCGCCGAACCGCCAGGAGATGAAGAAGTAGAGTCCCGCCACGGCCACGGCGATGATCACGCCCGTGAGCCAGTCACCGCCCCAGTAGGCACCGAGAGAGGCTCCGAAAAAGGCGAAGAGGACGGCCATGACCCCGAAGAGCAGGATGCTCATGTGCTTGTTGTGGTCGATCAGTTTGTTGAAGCTCGCCATGGAAATCGCCCCCTACCTGAAGGAAACGTCGACGGCGTTCCGCTCGGAAGCGTCGTCCACGGCCCAGAGAGTCCGAGGGGCGTAGCCCAGTTTTCCGGAGATAAGGTTGTTGGGGAAAACGGCGATGGCGATGTTGTACTCCTTCACCGCATCGTTGTAGTACTGTCGGGCGAAGGCTATCTTGTTCTCCGTGGAGGCGAGCTCTTCCTGGAGGGCGAGGAAATTCCGGTTCGCCTTCAGGTCAGGGTAGTTCTCCGACACGGCCAGCAAGGATTTCAGCGCACCGGTGAGCTGGTTCTGCAGCGGGGCCGTCTCTTCTACCGTGGTCGCGGCGAGGGAAGCGCTCCGCAGGGCGGCGATCCGCTCGAAAATCTCCCGTTCATGGGTTGCGTAGGCCTTCACCGTCTCCACCAGGTTGGGGATGAGGTCGTACCGCCTCTTGAGCTGCACGTCTATCTGGCTCCAGCCGTTGTCGGCGTGGGCCTTCTTCCGGACAAGAGAATTGTAGATGTACACGACGTAGAGGACTGCCGCCGCAAGAAGAGCGAGCAGAATATAGAGAATGTTCTCCAAAGAAACCCCTCCTTCACTGGCCAATGGTTGATGTATGTAAGCATTATACCTTTTCTTCAGTCGAGATACAGCGGTATCTGCTCCCTGAACAGCCCGATCAGATTCCGGGTCACGGGTCCCGGCGTTCCGCCGCCCATCACCCTTTCACCGATCTTCACCACAGGCGCCACTTCCTTCACGCTGCCGGTGATGAACGCCTCCGTGACGCACTCCAGCTCGTCGAGGTGGAGACAGCGCATTTCCACGTTCAGGCCGTTCTCCCGGGCGATCTCCATGACGATCTCCCTCGTGATGCCCCGAAGGACCCTGTGGTCCGGCGCCGTGATCAGATTGTCCCCTGCGATGGAGAAAAAACTGCTCGTAGCGGACTCGGTGATCTCGCCCCCGGGACAGTAGAGGGGCTCGAACGTGCCTGCCTCGCGATGGCAGAAAGGGGTCATGTAGTTGATGCTCTTGATGCGGGGCAGTTCTCTCTCCTCGGGAAGAAGGGAAAGGGCCAGCCCCTTTGAATAGACCTCCTCCGGAACGGGAGAGAGGGGAGAGAAGAGGACGAAAAACCTGGGGTGGGGAAATGTCCCGTTTTCTTCCGAGTCGCCGGCGGTCAGAAAAGGTTTGGCAAGGCTGTCGCCCGGAATGCGGGACGCCCCCTCCCGAATGACGGCGGCCATGTCCTCCGGGGGCAGGGGAAGGCGGATCCCGGACAGCCGGGCCGATTCGGCAAGCCGCTCCAGGTGACGCCCCATGGCGAAGGGGCGGCTGCCGTAGGTCCGAACTGTGTCGAATACGGCGATCCCCCTCTGGAGCGCCAGGTCCGAAAGAGGAAGCGCAGCGCAGGAACCCTCCACGAATTCACCGTTGAAATAGCAGAATGACATTTTGAAGAAAGCACCTCGATCCGTTTTTCGATGGCTAATCCTAGCACTTTGAAGGCGGGGGCTCAATGAAAAAATTGCGTCCGGACGAAACTTTTTCTCCGAGAAGGCGCAAAAAAGAGGCTGCCTCCGAAGAGACAGCCTCTTTCTTATATTATGGTAGCCCCAACGGGATTCGAACCCGTGTTTTAACCTTGAGAGGGTTACGACCTAGGCCGCTAGTCGATGGGGCCTTGCTTGCTGGCTGGGGAACCTGGATTCGAACCAAGATTACCTGATCCAGAGTCAGGCGTCCTGCCATTGGACGATTCCCCAACTTCAGTGCTTCTCGTTGCTATTGGTTGTGCGGGGAGTATATTACCACAAATCAAGCATTTGACAAGGGGCGGGCGTGGTAATTTTTTCGATGAAAAAACTCCGAAAATTTAGTCTTTGAGTGTTTTTAAGGAGCTTTTGCTTTCCGCTGCCCCCTCCATATACTCTTATGGGTATATGCTTTGTTCACAGGCAGAATATATTTCTATGTTTTCTTGACACGTCCGGCGAAAGCACTCACAATGACCGCATACGGATTTTCAGCGCGAAAATTTGCGGCCTCGGCCGCTCTCCCTGGGGGAATGAACGATGTTCGAAATGAAAATTACGGCCGAGACCTGGGGGCGAAATGTCTCGCTCACCGGACGGCTGGACGCCAGATCAGCGCCCGATTTCGAGAAGGAGGCCATAGCTGCTGTCGATGCGGCCGGGGGGAGTATCCACCTGATCCTCGACTTCACGAATCTCGAATATATCAGCAGTGCAGGACTGCGGTCGATCCTTGTGCTCGCCAAGCGCATCGCCCCCTCGGGCGGCAAGGTGGTGCTCTGCGGCATGTCCGGCGTCGTTGAGGAAGTCATCGGCGTCTCAGGCTTCGACAGCTTCCTTCCCGTGGCAGGGAGCCGCGAGGAAGCCCTCCGGATCGTCGGAGCGGCGTAGAGGGGGACGAGAAGAATGGAATCCACCGTCAGGGAGCGGACTTTTCCCGCCTCTCTCGATTGCCTGGGCGACTTCCGGGCTTTCATTCTGGAGGAAGACGGAGCAGAGGAGCGCTTGCCCCCGAAGCGCGTGGCTCATCTGGATGTGGCCATCGAGGAGATTGTGGTGAATATATGTTCCTACGCCTACGAGACTCCTCCGGGAGAACTCAATATCAGGGTTGAAGAGTCCCCCGAGGCTTTCGCCGTCGAATTTCTGGACAACGGCGTGGCGTTCGACCCTCTCGCGGTGGACGAGCCGGATGTCACCCGCCCGCTTGAGGAACGTGATCCCGGCGGATTGGGCATTCTTCTGGTCCGGAGGATGATGGACGAGGTCCACTATTCCCGGAAGGGGGCTTTGAACAGCCTCCGTATCGTGGTGAAGACGCCCCGGGAGAGGTAGGGAGGCGACTCAGATGTTTCCCGGTTCTTGGGCCGTCCGTCGTCTGCCGCTTCTCATGGTTCTTTTTCTCCTGTTCGCCGGCTGCGCGCAGGGGCAGGAGAACGCTGCCGCAATGACCAGGGCGACTCTGACCCTTCAATGGTACCCCCAGACACAGTTCGCGGGGTACTATATGGCGCTGGAGAAGGGCTTCTATGCTGCCCGGGGCATCGACCTGGAAATCCGGCGCGGGGGCTCCGACGTGGATGCCATAGGGGATTTGCGCTCCGGCAGGACCGACTTCGCGACGCTCTTCCTCACCGCGGGCATACGCTATCGCTCGAAGGATCTGCCCCTGGTGAACGTGGGGCAGATAGTCAACAGGGGGAACCTGCTCATTGTGGCGTACAAAAACCGCGGCATCAGCTCGGTCAGGGACCTGAACGGGCGCAAGATGAGCCTGTGGGGAGACCATTTTTCCGGCGGATACAAGAAGCTCTTCAGTGACAACGGTATCTGGCCGGTTATCATTCCCCAGTTCATATCGGTGGAGGTCTTCCTGCGGGGAGGAGTGGACGCCTGCTCCGCCATGAGCTACAACGAGTATATCCGAATTCTGCATGCCGGACGCCGCCCCGAGGATCTCGTGGTGATCTCTCTCCGGGATGAGGGGTACGATTTCCCGGAGGACGGTATTTACTGCACGGAAGAAACGTGGCGAAGGAATCCCCGTCTTGCCCGGGATCTGCGGGAGGCCTCGCTGGAGGGGTGGCGCTACGCCGCCGAACACCCCGACGAGGCCGTCGAGCTGATTCTCCGCAAGGCCGACGAGGCAGGGTACATCGTGAACCGTCTTCTTCTGCGCCGGATGCTCGACACGATCCTTCCGTCGATCCTTCCGGAAGACGCCCCGGGATGGACTCCGGGGGTGCTCTCCAAAGCAGACTACGAGCGCACCTTTGACATGATGGAGACTGTCTTCGTCGAGATGACGGAGCGGGTTCCCTATGACGTTTTCTTTCCGGGGGCCGGCGGGCGATGAAGGAGCATCTCTTCCCCCTCTTTCCCGACGGCCGCAGGGGAATTTCCATCGCGGCCAAGCTTTCCCTGATGATTATCGCGGGGGTCGGCGCAATTTTTCTTGCCATCGTTTTTTACGGCTACTCCACGTCGAGGGCTGTCCTGCAGGAGGAATTCGCCGCCCGGATGGAGAATCTCGGCAACGCCGCTGAGAGCAAGTTCCGCCAGATACCTCGCGTGGCCGAGGCAGTGACCCGTGATCTCGTCTCCATGCTCACCTTTTTCAATCCTTCTCCCGGGAAGATTCCCGAAATGATGAGAGTGCTTCTGGAGTCTCATTCCGAAGTCTCCGGGCTCTCGATCGGCTTCTCGAAGCAGGCGGCGGACCCGCTGCTGCGGAACTTCTGCCCTATCGTCTTCCGGAGAGGGGGTTCGATTCTCTACCAGGATCTCGCGCAGGAACTTGACTGGACGGTGCAGGACTGGTACCAGCTCCCGCTCCAGATGGGGAAGCCCCTCTGGACGGAGCCCTTCTTCGGCGACGACGGATCGGGAGCGATGATGGTCAACTACTCAGTTCCGGTCTACGATTCTTCCTGGCGCTACCTGGCCTCGGTCGGCGCTTCACTGGAGCTGAACTGGCTGGCCGGCATCATCTCGGCCATGGAGGTGGGCGGCAAAGGGTACGTCTTCCTGGTGACTTCGAACGGCGCCTTCGTCTCCCACCCGCGCCGGGAGCTGCTCATGAGGGAGACGCTCTTCACCGTCGCCGAGATGGAGAACCGCCCTGACCTGATCCCCCTGGGGTACAGCATGATACGCGGGGAGACCGGAGTGCACTCGCTCTACGATCCTCTCCGCGGAAGGCTTCTGGTCTTCTTTCGCCCCGTGGGGGATATGGGATGGTCGCTCGGCATCGTCTTTCCCGAGGAGGAGGTGCTGGACGACATCATCCGCCTTCGGCGGGTGCAGACGTTCCTCGGCCTGGGCGGATTGATGGCCCTGCTCCTCATGGTCTTCTTCATCTCCGGAAGGATCAGCGGACCCATACGCAGGCTCAAGGACGCCACGCAGCGGCTCTCCTCGGGCGACCTGAACGCGCCTCTCCCGCCGGCCTCCGGACGGGACGAGGTGGCCCTTCTGACCGTCTCATTTGCCTCCATGAGGGAAAACCTGCTTCTTCACCTGGACCGGCTCAAGGCCGAGACGGCGGCGCGTGAGCGAATCTCCAGCGAACTGGACATCGCGCGGTCGATCCAGATGAGCCTCGTTCCGCGAACCTTCCCGCCCTTTCCCCAGGATGGCCGGATCGACCTCTACGCCCGCCTTGAACCGGCCCGGGAGGTGGGGGGAGACTTCTACGACTTCTTCCAGACTGACGAAGACCACCTGATGCTCGTCGTGGGCGATGTCTCCGGAAAGGGGATCCCCGCCGCCCTTTTCATGGCAGTGACGCGAAGCTTCGTTAAGGCCCTGGCGGCGGCTTCAGGCGGATGCCCTTCGCCGGCGGAACTGATGGCGGCGGTGAACGACCGGATCGTCGAGGGGAACGAGGCCTGCATGTTCGTCACCCTTTCCTTCGTCCTGGTGGATCTCCGGGACGGATCATTCCGGTACGCCGGCGGAGGACACCCTTTCCCTAGACTTTTCGGCAGCGAAGGCGCCGCGGCGCTTCCTCCGGTAAAAGGTCCTCTCGTGGGGGCGATGCAGGGAATGCGGTTCGAGGAAGGTTCGGGAAGACTGAAGCCGGGGGAGGGACTCTTCCTCTTCACCGACGGAGTGACCGAAGCGTTCAATGCTGACGAAGCCCTGCTGAGCGAGGATGTCATGGACGGGTGGATTTCGGAGACGCGCTCCCTTGGAAGCGAGGCGCTTGTCCTTGAGATGCGCCTGCGCATCTCGGCCTTCGCAGGCGAAGCGGAGCAGTCGGACGACATCACGATGCTCTGCTTCCGCTATGAGGGACCGAAACCCCGGACGCGGCAGCCGGAGTGAGTTCATGGGGACGCTGAAATGACGGGGCATAGTATGTGATCTTGAGGGAGTGACCATAATGAACGAAGTGTTTTCCATGTGGAAGAAGATGAAGATGGTTGTGCTTGCGGTGCTCTGCGCAGCTGTGTACGCGGCTCTGCTGATCCCTTTCAAGGGATTCGTGCTGATTCAGGGTATCACGGAGTTTCGCCCTGCGAGTGCCCTTCCTGTGGCGATGGGACTGCTTTTCGGCCCGGCAGGGGCCTGGGGGGCAGCCATAGGAAATCTCGCCGGCGACTTTTTCGGCTCGCTGAGTGCCGGCAGTCTCTTCGGTTTCGTGGGGAACTTCATGTTCGCCTACGTGCCGTACAAGCTCTGGATCAACCTGGGGCTGGTCGCGAAGCCTGACAGGGAGCCC is a window from the Aminivibrio pyruvatiphilus genome containing:
- the yccX gene encoding acylphosphatase: MERHHFLVEGRVQGVGFRHWTARTALSLGLTGWVRNLPDGSVEVQAQGERESLERMADWLRRGPSSARVTRLTIIEKPPENGEDSFVIRHF
- a CDS encoding STAS domain-containing protein, yielding MFEMKITAETWGRNVSLTGRLDARSAPDFEKEAIAAVDAAGGSIHLILDFTNLEYISSAGLRSILVLAKRIAPSGGKVVLCGMSGVVEEVIGVSGFDSFLPVAGSREEALRIVGAA
- the htpX gene encoding zinc metalloprotease HtpX encodes the protein MASFNKLIDHNKHMSILLFGVMAVLFAFFGASLGAYWGGDWLTGVIIAVAVAGLYFFISWRFGASMILASSGAKEISHEEAPQLWNVVEELSIAGGMPMPKVYLIEDEAMNAFATGRDPQHASVAITRGLLEKLNREELQGVMAHEMSHVRNYDIRFAMLMAVMVGSIVLLADVVRRSIFYSSLGGRRRSRDSRGGGQAQAVLAIVAVILSIIAPLLASIIQLAVSRQREYLADASAVELTRNPAGLISALKKLTADTAELKGASQGMQHLYIVNPLLKKKKGKDSLFSTHPALSSRIERLEGLMGASA
- a CDS encoding ABC transporter substrate-binding protein, which gives rise to MFPGSWAVRRLPLLMVLFLLFAGCAQGQENAAAMTRATLTLQWYPQTQFAGYYMALEKGFYAARGIDLEIRRGGSDVDAIGDLRSGRTDFATLFLTAGIRYRSKDLPLVNVGQIVNRGNLLIVAYKNRGISSVRDLNGRKMSLWGDHFSGGYKKLFSDNGIWPVIIPQFISVEVFLRGGVDACSAMSYNEYIRILHAGRRPEDLVVISLRDEGYDFPEDGIYCTEETWRRNPRLARDLREASLEGWRYAAEHPDEAVELILRKADEAGYIVNRLLLRRMLDTILPSILPEDAPGWTPGVLSKADYERTFDMMETVFVEMTERVPYDVFFPGAGGR
- a CDS encoding ATP-binding protein, translating into MESTVRERTFPASLDCLGDFRAFILEEDGAEERLPPKRVAHLDVAIEEIVVNICSYAYETPPGELNIRVEESPEAFAVEFLDNGVAFDPLAVDEPDVTRPLEERDPGGLGILLVRRMMDEVHYSRKGALNSLRIVVKTPRER
- a CDS encoding LemA family protein, which encodes MENILYILLALLAAAVLYVVYIYNSLVRKKAHADNGWSQIDVQLKRRYDLIPNLVETVKAYATHEREIFERIAALRSASLAATTVEETAPLQNQLTGALKSLLAVSENYPDLKANRNFLALQEELASTENKIAFARQYYNDAVKEYNIAIAVFPNNLISGKLGYAPRTLWAVDDASERNAVDVSFR
- a CDS encoding SpoIIE family protein phosphatase; amino-acid sequence: MKEHLFPLFPDGRRGISIAAKLSLMIIAGVGAIFLAIVFYGYSTSRAVLQEEFAARMENLGNAAESKFRQIPRVAEAVTRDLVSMLTFFNPSPGKIPEMMRVLLESHSEVSGLSIGFSKQAADPLLRNFCPIVFRRGGSILYQDLAQELDWTVQDWYQLPLQMGKPLWTEPFFGDDGSGAMMVNYSVPVYDSSWRYLASVGASLELNWLAGIISAMEVGGKGYVFLVTSNGAFVSHPRRELLMRETLFTVAEMENRPDLIPLGYSMIRGETGVHSLYDPLRGRLLVFFRPVGDMGWSLGIVFPEEEVLDDIIRLRRVQTFLGLGGLMALLLMVFFISGRISGPIRRLKDATQRLSSGDLNAPLPPASGRDEVALLTVSFASMRENLLLHLDRLKAETAARERISSELDIARSIQMSLVPRTFPPFPQDGRIDLYARLEPAREVGGDFYDFFQTDEDHLMLVVGDVSGKGIPAALFMAVTRSFVKALAAASGGCPSPAELMAAVNDRIVEGNEACMFVTLSFVLVDLRDGSFRYAGGGHPFPRLFGSEGAAALPPVKGPLVGAMQGMRFEEGSGRLKPGEGLFLFTDGVTEAFNADEALLSEDVMDGWISETRSLGSEALVLEMRLRISAFAGEAEQSDDITMLCFRYEGPKPRTRQPE
- a CDS encoding aminotransferase class IV, which produces MSFCYFNGEFVEGSCAALPLSDLALQRGIAVFDTVRTYGSRPFAMGRHLERLAESARLSGIRLPLPPEDMAAVIREGASRIPGDSLAKPFLTAGDSEENGTFPHPRFFVLFSPLSPVPEEVYSKGLALSLLPEERELPRIKSINYMTPFCHREAGTFEPLYCPGGEITESATSSFFSIAGDNLITAPDHRVLRGITREIVMEIARENGLNVEMRCLHLDELECVTEAFITGSVKEVAPVVKIGERVMGGGTPGPVTRNLIGLFREQIPLYLD